Proteins from a genomic interval of Rhizobium etli CFN 42:
- a CDS encoding SDR family oxidoreductase has protein sequence MAEQRTIVVTGCSSGIGAYCARALKTDGWRVFATVRKAVDLSALEADGIEAFLMDYARAETITELVGAVLQRSRGRVDALFNNGAYGQPGAVEDLSTAALRAQFEANFFGWHELTRQLIPSMRRHGQGRIVQCSSILGLVPYRYRGAYTASKFALEGLSITLRMELQGSGIHVSLIEPGPIATRFTANALAKIKENIDVENSPHAADYIRQLARLEGSGPVNRHKLGPEAVYSVLRHALTAKNPKPHYPVTTPAKQGMLLKRLLPADLFYNLMRWTD, from the coding sequence ATGGCGGAACAGCGCACAATCGTCGTCACCGGCTGTTCCTCCGGCATCGGCGCTTACTGCGCCCGGGCGCTGAAAACCGATGGCTGGCGTGTCTTTGCGACGGTGCGCAAGGCGGTTGATCTGTCGGCGCTGGAAGCCGACGGCATCGAAGCCTTTTTGATGGACTATGCCAGGGCCGAGACGATCACCGAGCTGGTCGGCGCGGTTCTCCAACGCAGCCGCGGTCGCGTCGACGCACTCTTCAACAACGGCGCCTATGGCCAGCCGGGCGCCGTTGAGGATCTTTCGACGGCAGCGCTGCGCGCGCAGTTCGAGGCGAATTTCTTCGGCTGGCACGAATTGACGCGGCAGCTGATTCCTTCGATGCGCAGACATGGGCAGGGCCGGATCGTGCAATGCTCTTCCATTCTCGGCCTGGTCCCCTATCGCTATCGCGGCGCCTACACCGCCTCCAAATTCGCGCTCGAGGGCCTCAGCATTACCCTGCGCATGGAGTTGCAGGGCAGCGGCATCCATGTAAGCCTGATCGAGCCAGGACCGATCGCCACACGTTTCACCGCCAATGCGCTCGCAAAGATCAAGGAGAATATCGACGTCGAGAACTCGCCGCACGCGGCCGATTATATCAGGCAGTTGGCGAGGCTTGAGGGTTCGGGGCCGGTCAACCGCCATAAACTTGGCCCCGAGGCGGTCTATTCGGTGTTGAGACACGCATTGACCGCGAAAAATCCAAAGCCACATTATCCTGTAACGACTCCGGCTAAACAGGGCATGCTCCTGAAGCGGCTGCTTCCGGCGGACCTCTTCTACAATCTGATGCGCTGGACGGACTGA
- the gluQRS gene encoding tRNA glutamyl-Q(34) synthetase GluQRS: MTTSERQKPVFRFAPSPNGPLHLGHALSAFLNCDMADAWNGRVLLRIEDIDQTRCTPEFEAGILRDLDWLAIDWESPVRRQSEHFPEYQAALHALIERGLVYPAFLTRGEVKARVSAYEATGQSWPRDPDGTPHYPPIDRERPETEWRDILSSGKKHAWRLDMRKALDLIGELLFWTETGDGRTGEIAAEPEVWGDVILSRSDAPSSYHLSVVVDDALQGVTHVVRGLDLFHATSVHRLLQVLLGLPQPLYHHHRLILDADGRKLSKSEGDSGLAELRARGMSGADIRRLVGL, from the coding sequence ATGACCACGAGCGAGCGTCAAAAACCTGTCTTTCGTTTTGCGCCGAGTCCGAACGGGCCGCTGCATCTCGGCCATGCGTTGTCGGCCTTTTTGAACTGCGACATGGCCGACGCCTGGAATGGTCGCGTGTTGCTGCGCATCGAGGATATCGACCAGACGCGCTGCACGCCGGAGTTCGAGGCCGGCATCCTGAGGGACCTCGACTGGCTTGCCATCGACTGGGAGAGCCCTGTGCGGCGCCAGTCGGAACATTTCCCGGAATATCAGGCGGCGTTGCACGCGTTGATTGAACGCGGCCTGGTCTACCCGGCCTTCCTGACGCGCGGCGAGGTGAAGGCGCGTGTCTCCGCCTACGAGGCAACGGGGCAATCCTGGCCGCGCGATCCCGATGGCACGCCGCACTACCCGCCGATTGACCGTGAGCGGCCGGAGACCGAATGGCGGGATATCCTTTCCTCCGGGAAAAAACATGCCTGGCGGCTCGATATGCGCAAGGCGCTCGACCTGATCGGCGAACTGCTGTTCTGGACCGAAACCGGCGACGGCAGGACCGGGGAGATTGCCGCCGAACCCGAGGTCTGGGGAGACGTCATCCTGTCTCGCTCGGATGCCCCCTCGAGCTACCATCTTTCGGTCGTCGTCGACGATGCGCTGCAGGGCGTCACCCATGTGGTGCGCGGGCTCGACCTCTTCCACGCCACATCGGTGCACCGGCTGCTGCAGGTGTTGCTCGGCCTGCCGCAGCCCCTCTATCACCATCATCGTCTCATCCTCGACGCCGATGGCCGCAAGCTTTCGAAAAGCGAAGGTGACAGTGGACTTGCCGAATTGCGTGCCCGAGGCATGTCAGGGGCCGATATTCGCCGCCTTGTCGGGCTCTGA
- a CDS encoding cob(I)yrinic acid a,c-diamide adenosyltransferase, translated as MVKLNKIYTKTGDDGTTGLASGRRRRKDDLRVAAYGTIDEANSAIGLARLYTTGLPELDAMLISIQNDLFDLGADLATPDTGEPPAYEPLRIVETQVERIERDIDRLNADLDPLKSFILPGGSPAAAHLHLARTIARRAERLMVTLGRTDGEIVGEIAMKYINRLSDFLFVAARHANGQGRADVLWVPGKNR; from the coding sequence ATGGTAAAGCTCAACAAGATCTACACTAAAACAGGCGACGACGGCACGACCGGATTGGCCTCCGGCCGGCGCCGGAGGAAGGACGACCTGCGCGTCGCCGCCTACGGCACGATCGACGAGGCCAATTCCGCGATCGGCCTGGCGCGGCTTTACACGACAGGCTTGCCCGAGCTCGACGCGATGCTGATTTCGATCCAGAACGATCTCTTCGACCTCGGCGCCGATCTCGCCACTCCCGACACCGGCGAGCCCCCGGCCTATGAGCCGTTGCGGATCGTCGAGACGCAGGTCGAGCGGATCGAACGCGATATCGACCGGCTGAACGCCGATCTGGATCCGCTGAAATCCTTCATCCTACCAGGCGGCAGCCCGGCCGCCGCGCATCTGCATCTCGCCCGGACGATCGCGCGCCGGGCCGAGCGCCTGATGGTCACGCTTGGGCGAACGGACGGTGAGATCGTCGGCGAGATCGCGATGAAATATATCAATCGGCTCTCGGATTTCCTCTTCGTCGCGGCCCGCCATGCAAATGGCCAGGGTCGTGCGGATGTGCTTTGGGTTCCGGGGAAAAACAGATAG
- a CDS encoding YihY/virulence factor BrkB family protein: MRKVLRTIYDVVYDAICHMVEDDGFAMASHVALSSLLAVFPFLIFGTALASFLGADQFSSTAIHLIFDTWPEAIAKPLADQVLQVLTIQRGGLLTISVLAAAYFASNGVEALRISLNRAYRVQETRPWYFTRLASLGYVLIAVIIFAAISILLVAVPLALDYARKWLPLFADTLDVVFSWRIYGTLVVLTIGLLVMHLWLPAGKRRVFDVIPGVLLTLLLWLAGALVFAYYLATFANYTATYAGLASVMIVLIFLYMVGVIFIIGAEINAALIKFRVFRMFSHTLSIVGRERVKRRSEPDKAANIGP; this comes from the coding sequence ATGCGGAAGGTGCTGCGCACGATCTACGACGTGGTCTATGACGCGATCTGTCACATGGTCGAGGATGACGGATTCGCCATGGCGAGCCACGTGGCGCTGTCGAGCCTGCTCGCAGTTTTCCCATTCCTGATCTTCGGTACCGCACTTGCAAGCTTCCTAGGCGCCGATCAGTTTTCCTCTACCGCCATTCACCTGATCTTCGACACCTGGCCTGAAGCGATCGCCAAGCCGCTCGCCGACCAGGTGCTGCAGGTCCTGACCATTCAGCGCGGCGGGCTGCTGACGATCTCGGTGCTGGCGGCTGCCTATTTCGCCTCGAACGGCGTCGAAGCGCTGCGCATCTCGCTCAACCGTGCCTATCGGGTGCAGGAAACGCGGCCGTGGTATTTCACGCGCCTTGCCAGCCTCGGCTATGTGCTGATTGCCGTCATCATCTTCGCGGCGATCAGCATTCTGCTGGTCGCCGTGCCATTGGCTCTCGACTATGCCCGGAAGTGGCTTCCGCTGTTTGCCGATACGCTCGACGTCGTCTTCAGCTGGCGCATCTACGGCACCCTTGTCGTGCTCACCATCGGCCTGCTGGTCATGCATCTGTGGCTGCCGGCCGGCAAACGGCGGGTGTTCGACGTAATTCCGGGCGTGCTGCTGACGCTGCTCCTGTGGCTCGCCGGCGCGTTGGTCTTTGCCTATTATCTCGCGACCTTCGCCAATTACACCGCGACCTATGCCGGTCTCGCCTCGGTGATGATCGTGCTGATCTTCCTCTACATGGTCGGCGTCATCTTCATCATCGGCGCAGAGATCAACGCGGCGCTGATCAAGTTCCGCGTCTTCCGGATGTTCTCGCACACGCTTTCGATCGTCGGCAGAGAGCGTGTCAAACGTAGATCAGAGCCCGACAAGGCGGCGAATATCGGCCCCTGA
- a CDS encoding HNH endonuclease has translation MTIAVSPQALPALVLNADYRPLSYYPLSPWSWQDAIKAVFLDRVNIIAEYEHSVSSPSFSMRLPSVVCLKTYVQPSRNPAFTRFNVFLRDRFECQYCGSNDDLTFDHVIPRAHGGETTWENVVAACSPCNLRKGSKLPKQAGMFPAQKPYQPTVQDLHNNGRLFPPNYLHESWLDYLYWDTELQP, from the coding sequence TTGACGATTGCAGTCTCCCCGCAGGCCCTGCCGGCGCTCGTCCTGAACGCTGACTATCGGCCGCTGAGTTATTATCCCTTGTCGCCCTGGTCCTGGCAGGACGCGATCAAGGCGGTATTTCTCGACCGTGTAAACATCATCGCGGAATATGAACATTCGGTTTCCTCACCGAGCTTTTCGATGCGGCTTCCCAGTGTCGTGTGCCTGAAGACTTACGTTCAGCCATCCCGCAATCCGGCTTTCACCCGGTTCAATGTCTTCCTGCGCGACAGGTTCGAGTGCCAGTATTGCGGCTCGAACGACGACCTGACTTTCGACCACGTCATCCCGCGTGCCCATGGCGGCGAGACGACGTGGGAGAATGTGGTGGCGGCCTGCTCGCCCTGCAATCTGCGCAAGGGCAGCAAGCTTCCGAAGCAGGCGGGCATGTTCCCGGCGCAGAAGCCCTATCAGCCGACGGTGCAGGATCTGCACAATAACGGCCGGCTGTTTCCGCCCAACTATCTGCATGAAAGCTGGCTCGACTATCTCTACTGGGATACCGAACTGCAGCCCTGA
- a CDS encoding electron transfer flavoprotein subunit alpha/FixB family protein: MTILLLADHDGNHLSDQTAKALTAASQIGSDVHVLVAGKGARAAADQAAKLSGVSKVLLAESEALANNLAEPLADLIVSLAGSYDTIVSAATSVGKTVLPRVAALLDVAQVSEIIEVVSPDTFKRPIYAGNAIQTVQASDAKKVITVRTASFASAAEGGSASVEAIPAVSDPGLSRFVSDALSASERPELTSAKVIISGGRALGSAEKFREVILPVADKLGAAVGASRAAVDAGYAPNDWQVGQTGKVVAPDLYIACGISGAIQHLAGMKDSKVIVAINKDEEAPIFQVADYGLVADLFDALPELQKAL; the protein is encoded by the coding sequence ATGACCATTCTTCTTCTGGCCGACCATGACGGCAATCATCTTTCTGACCAGACCGCCAAGGCGCTGACGGCAGCCTCGCAGATCGGCTCCGATGTGCATGTGCTGGTTGCCGGCAAGGGCGCCAGGGCTGCGGCCGATCAGGCGGCAAAACTCTCCGGCGTCTCCAAGGTGCTGCTGGCCGAAAGCGAGGCGCTTGCCAACAATCTCGCCGAGCCGCTGGCCGATCTGATCGTCTCGCTCGCCGGCTCCTACGACACCATCGTCTCGGCCGCCACCTCGGTCGGCAAGACGGTGCTGCCGCGCGTCGCCGCCCTGCTCGATGTCGCCCAGGTCTCGGAGATCATCGAAGTCGTCAGCCCCGATACCTTCAAGCGGCCGATCTATGCCGGCAACGCCATCCAGACGGTGCAGGCCAGCGACGCCAAGAAGGTGATCACCGTGCGAACCGCCTCGTTTGCCTCTGCGGCTGAAGGCGGCTCTGCCTCTGTCGAGGCGATCCCGGCCGTCTCCGATCCGGGTCTGTCGCGGTTCGTCTCCGATGCGCTGTCGGCGTCGGAACGTCCGGAACTGACCTCGGCCAAGGTCATCATCTCCGGCGGCCGGGCGCTCGGCTCGGCCGAGAAGTTCAGGGAGGTCATCCTGCCGGTTGCCGACAAGCTCGGTGCCGCCGTCGGCGCCAGCCGTGCGGCCGTCGATGCCGGTTATGCCCCCAACGACTGGCAGGTCGGCCAGACCGGCAAGGTGGTGGCGCCCGATCTCTATATCGCCTGCGGCATCTCCGGCGCCATCCAGCATCTGGCCGGCATGAAGGATTCGAAGGTGATCGTAGCCATCAACAAGGATGAGGAGGCGCCGATCTTCCAGGTCGCCGACTACGGCCTCGTCGCCGACCTCTTCGACGCCCTGCCGGAACTGCAAAAGGCGCTCTGA
- a CDS encoding DNA-3-methyladenine glycosylase family protein: MLSSATDFSFEPLGGRVQIIRNDDDVRLGLEALLRLDPRLAPIAAEAGPIPLRLREPGFAGLAHIIVSQMVSRASAEAIWRRMLPADGPLTAEGYVLLAPEAWREFGLSRAKADTLSRVAEAVASGHLDLSGLCLKPPDEALGELTALKGVGPWTAQVYLMFCGGHADVFPAGDVALQNAVGAALGLAARPQAKPLARLAEIWSPWRSVAARLFWAYYVTKMRRDMVPIG; the protein is encoded by the coding sequence ATGCTTTCTTCTGCCACGGATTTCAGTTTCGAACCACTGGGAGGACGCGTGCAGATCATCCGCAACGACGATGACGTCAGGCTGGGGCTCGAAGCATTGCTGCGTCTCGATCCGCGCCTTGCACCAATCGCGGCGGAGGCAGGGCCTATTCCATTGCGGCTGCGCGAACCCGGTTTTGCCGGCCTTGCCCATATCATCGTGTCGCAAATGGTCTCGCGCGCCAGCGCCGAGGCGATCTGGCGGCGCATGCTGCCGGCGGACGGGCCGCTGACGGCCGAAGGTTACGTGCTGCTTGCACCCGAGGCCTGGCGGGAATTCGGCCTATCGCGCGCCAAGGCCGACACGTTGTCGCGGGTTGCGGAAGCCGTTGCCTCCGGCCACCTCGATCTTTCCGGTCTCTGCCTGAAGCCACCGGACGAAGCGCTTGGCGAACTCACCGCCTTGAAGGGCGTCGGTCCATGGACGGCGCAGGTCTATCTGATGTTCTGCGGCGGCCACGCCGATGTCTTTCCGGCCGGCGATGTCGCGCTGCAGAACGCCGTTGGCGCTGCGCTTGGACTTGCGGCGCGGCCGCAGGCAAAGCCGCTCGCCAGGCTTGCGGAAATCTGGTCACCATGGCGCTCGGTGGCGGCCCGGCTTTTCTGGGCCTATTACGTCACGAAAATGCGGCGCGACATGGTGCCGATCGGCTGA
- a CDS encoding disulfide bond formation protein B has product MTATSSPLARPGFIYSISLAIGMAAVVGAALGFQYIGGYIPCALCLLQRQPYYYAIPIAILAAICELAGLPNWISRAMLLAAGILMLVTAGMGVYHAGVEWHFWAGPATCSTTANSMTSNAGDLLTELNTIKGPSCTDAALRVLGLSFAGWNVIAGILLAVFAFVGVRKSA; this is encoded by the coding sequence ATGACTGCCACTTCCTCGCCGCTCGCCCGCCCCGGCTTTATCTATTCCATATCCCTTGCTATCGGCATGGCGGCGGTGGTCGGCGCCGCGCTCGGGTTCCAATATATCGGCGGCTATATTCCCTGCGCACTCTGCCTGCTGCAGCGCCAGCCCTATTATTATGCCATCCCGATCGCCATTCTCGCTGCCATCTGCGAGCTTGCCGGTCTGCCGAACTGGATTTCCCGTGCAATGCTGCTTGCGGCCGGCATCCTGATGCTGGTGACGGCCGGCATGGGCGTCTATCACGCCGGCGTGGAATGGCATTTCTGGGCGGGACCGGCGACCTGCTCGACGACCGCAAACAGCATGACGAGCAATGCCGGCGATCTACTGACCGAGCTCAATACGATCAAAGGACCATCCTGCACCGATGCAGCGCTGCGGGTGCTTGGACTGTCCTTTGCAGGCTGGAACGTGATCGCCGGCATCCTGCTCGCAGTTTTCGCCTTCGTCGGCGTCCGCAAATCTGCGTGA
- a CDS encoding electron transfer flavoprotein subunit beta/FixA family protein — protein sequence MKILVPVKRVVDYNVKIRVKPDGTGVELANVKMSMNPFDEISVEEALRLKEAGKAEEVVVVSIGPGKAEETLRTALAMGADRAILVETDDQVEPLAVAKILKGVADAEQPGLIISGKQAIDDDSNQTGQMLAALLGSAQATFASKIEIGDGKAQVTREVDGGLQTIEIKLPAVITTDLRLNEPRYASLPNIMKAKKKPLDKKTPADFGVDTTPRLKVLKTEEPSGRKAGVKVKSVAELVDKLKNEAGVL from the coding sequence ATGAAGATTCTCGTGCCCGTCAAGCGGGTTGTCGACTACAACGTGAAGATCCGGGTTAAGCCGGATGGCACGGGTGTCGAGCTTGCCAATGTGAAGATGTCGATGAACCCGTTCGACGAGATCTCGGTGGAAGAGGCGCTGCGATTGAAGGAGGCCGGCAAGGCGGAGGAAGTGGTGGTGGTGTCGATCGGCCCTGGCAAGGCCGAGGAGACGCTGAGGACGGCACTCGCCATGGGCGCCGACCGGGCGATCCTGGTCGAGACCGACGATCAAGTCGAGCCGCTCGCCGTCGCCAAGATCCTCAAAGGTGTCGCCGATGCCGAGCAGCCGGGGCTGATCATATCAGGCAAGCAGGCGATCGACGACGACAGCAATCAGACCGGCCAGATGCTGGCGGCATTGCTGGGTTCGGCCCAGGCGACCTTCGCCTCGAAGATCGAGATCGGTGACGGCAAGGCTCAGGTCACCCGCGAGGTCGATGGCGGCCTGCAGACGATCGAGATCAAGCTGCCGGCGGTCATCACCACCGACCTGCGTCTCAACGAGCCGCGTTATGCCTCGCTGCCGAACATCATGAAGGCGAAGAAGAAGCCGCTCGACAAGAAGACGCCTGCCGATTTCGGCGTCGACACGACGCCGCGGCTGAAGGTGCTGAAGACCGAGGAGCCGAGTGGCCGCAAGGCCGGCGTCAAGGTCAAGTCGGTCGCCGAACTCGTCGACAAGCTGAAGAACGAAGCCGGCGTGCTGTAA
- a CDS encoding YqaA family protein, which produces MLRRLYDWTMSLAARKSAEVWLAVIAFVESSVFLVPADVLFLPMALAKPERSYRYALIATVASVLGGIAGWALGYYAYETVARPILEFYGKFDDFEQLRNSIHGEWEILLLFLVTSGLAHLPPIKVVTIMAGAIGINLSFFVISAIVARGARFLLLAWLLRRYGEPIRDFIEKRLGQIVGVGAAVLIMLGIAYKLLAH; this is translated from the coding sequence ATGCTCCGTAGACTTTATGACTGGACCATGTCTCTGGCCGCGCGCAAATCGGCTGAAGTCTGGCTCGCCGTCATCGCCTTCGTCGAAAGCTCCGTCTTTCTCGTTCCCGCCGACGTGCTTTTCCTGCCGATGGCACTTGCCAAGCCGGAACGCTCCTATCGCTATGCACTGATCGCTACCGTTGCTTCCGTGCTCGGCGGCATTGCCGGCTGGGCGCTCGGCTATTACGCCTACGAGACGGTGGCGCGGCCGATTCTCGAATTCTACGGCAAATTCGATGATTTCGAACAGCTGCGAAACTCGATCCATGGCGAATGGGAAATTTTGCTGCTGTTTTTGGTGACCTCCGGCTTGGCCCATCTGCCGCCGATCAAGGTCGTAACCATTATGGCGGGCGCCATCGGTATAAATCTGAGCTTCTTTGTCATTTCCGCCATTGTCGCTCGCGGCGCCCGGTTCCTACTTTTGGCTTGGCTGCTGCGTCGCTATGGCGAACCGATCCGCGATTTCATCGAGAAGCGTCTCGGCCAGATCGTAGGCGTCGGTGCTGCCGTGCTGATTATGCTCGGTATCGCCTACAAACTACTTGCTCACTAG
- a CDS encoding rhomboid family intramembrane serine protease gives MFIPLHDANTLKHIKVQWVTLALIILNVAVWLFTSLESELAAQATTVGLGFIPAIAFGHAQLAPGLEIVPEPLTYLTYAFIHAGFWHLASNMVFLWVFGDNVEDAMGHMRFLLFYLLCAAAGALCHGLLTTTSEAPLVGASGAISGVVAAYVMLHPRVRVWVLVFLRVPLPLPAFVPLLLWIGQQFFMLAIAPDGDVSWGAHVGGILAGALLILVLRRPGVPLFDREIVTPRAVRDGAGAVAAGTGGRSEARLPWGRDRR, from the coding sequence ATGTTCATACCACTTCACGATGCCAATACACTGAAGCACATCAAGGTCCAGTGGGTGACCCTGGCCTTGATCATCCTGAATGTCGCGGTCTGGCTCTTCACCAGTCTGGAGAGCGAACTGGCTGCCCAGGCGACGACGGTTGGTCTCGGCTTTATTCCGGCGATCGCCTTCGGCCACGCGCAATTGGCACCGGGATTGGAAATCGTGCCGGAGCCGTTGACCTATCTCACCTATGCCTTCATCCATGCGGGTTTCTGGCATCTGGCCTCCAACATGGTCTTCCTCTGGGTCTTCGGCGACAATGTCGAGGATGCGATGGGGCATATGCGCTTCCTGCTTTTCTACCTCCTCTGCGCGGCTGCCGGCGCCCTTTGCCACGGTCTGTTGACGACGACATCGGAAGCGCCGCTGGTCGGAGCTTCCGGGGCGATCTCCGGCGTCGTTGCCGCTTATGTCATGCTGCATCCGCGCGTCAGGGTCTGGGTGCTGGTGTTCCTGCGTGTGCCCTTGCCCCTGCCCGCCTTCGTGCCGCTGCTTTTGTGGATTGGACAACAATTCTTCATGCTGGCGATTGCGCCGGATGGCGATGTTTCCTGGGGCGCCCATGTCGGCGGCATCCTTGCCGGTGCCCTGCTGATCCTCGTTCTGCGTCGTCCAGGCGTGCCGCTGTTCGACCGGGAAATCGTAACGCCCCGCGCCGTAAGGGATGGAGCCGGGGCCGTTGCGGCCGGCACTGGCGGCCGTAGCGAGGCGCGTCTTCCCTGGGGTCGAGATCGGCGCTGA
- a CDS encoding cation:proton antiporter domain-containing protein, translating to MHQEVGLIATVAVSFVFAAVLGYGADRLRLPPLVGYLMAGILMGPFTPGFVADTALAGQLAEMGVILLMFGVGLHFSASDLLAVRGIAVPGAIGRIILATLLGIGLCMLWGWSLGAGVVFGLSLSVASTVVLLKALEERNLVNAPSGRVAVGWLIVEDLVMVLALVLLPALAELLGGHALDTNHGLGELPLVLTIGLTLFKVLAFAAMAIFLGPRIVPWLLTMIARTGSRELFTLTVLAIALGIAFGSAAIFGVSFALGAFFAGVVMSESQLSHRAAADSLPLQNAFSVLFFVSVGMLFDPSILVRQPLAVIGALALVILGKAVITFAIVMLLRYPIGMGLTLAGGLAQIGEFSFILAGLGVSLGLLPHEGQDLILAAAILSITFNPIVIVATDGLKKYIHAQWPSLFESFGRKRQKTLGKELEKIRALGEERERQHQLKMQQLIETFPLFSQVGEDAQEELLLLFKAKSAPPGERVIRRGDRGDSMYFISSGAVEVRLASGAIRLEPGAFFGEMALLSGGRRTADVIAVDFCQFEVLERRDFNMFMSHHPNLRAIVSEMAQKRTEMNVLRQQWEKSMDLS from the coding sequence GTGCATCAGGAAGTAGGACTCATTGCGACGGTCGCCGTCAGTTTTGTTTTCGCGGCTGTCCTCGGTTACGGCGCCGACCGGCTGCGGCTGCCGCCGCTCGTCGGCTATCTGATGGCCGGTATCCTGATGGGCCCGTTCACGCCGGGCTTCGTCGCCGATACCGCCCTTGCCGGCCAGCTCGCCGAAATGGGTGTCATCCTGTTGATGTTCGGCGTCGGCTTGCACTTTTCCGCCTCCGACCTGCTCGCTGTACGCGGGATCGCCGTGCCGGGCGCGATCGGCCGAATTATCCTGGCCACTCTGCTGGGCATCGGTCTCTGCATGCTCTGGGGCTGGAGCCTCGGCGCAGGCGTCGTCTTCGGGCTCAGCCTCTCGGTGGCGAGTACGGTCGTGCTCCTGAAGGCGCTGGAGGAACGCAATCTCGTCAATGCGCCGAGCGGGCGCGTCGCCGTCGGCTGGCTGATCGTCGAGGACCTGGTGATGGTGCTGGCCCTGGTGCTGCTGCCGGCGCTGGCAGAGCTTCTCGGCGGCCACGCCCTCGATACCAATCACGGCCTCGGTGAGCTGCCGCTGGTGCTGACGATCGGACTGACCTTGTTCAAGGTGCTGGCCTTCGCCGCCATGGCGATCTTCCTCGGTCCCCGTATCGTGCCCTGGCTGCTGACGATGATCGCCCGCACCGGCTCGCGCGAACTCTTCACGCTGACGGTGCTGGCGATCGCGCTCGGCATCGCTTTCGGCTCGGCGGCGATTTTCGGCGTCTCCTTTGCACTCGGCGCCTTTTTCGCCGGCGTCGTCATGAGCGAATCCCAGCTCAGCCACAGAGCAGCGGCCGATTCGCTGCCCTTACAGAACGCCTTCTCCGTGCTGTTCTTCGTCTCGGTCGGCATGCTCTTCGACCCCTCGATCCTGGTGCGCCAGCCGCTGGCCGTGATCGGCGCCCTGGCGCTCGTCATTCTCGGCAAGGCCGTCATCACCTTCGCCATCGTCATGCTGCTGCGATATCCGATCGGCATGGGGCTGACCTTGGCGGGCGGCCTTGCCCAGATCGGCGAATTTTCCTTCATCCTCGCCGGCCTCGGCGTCTCGCTCGGGCTTCTGCCGCATGAAGGCCAGGATCTGATCCTTGCCGCAGCGATCCTGTCGATCACATTCAACCCGATCGTGATCGTCGCAACCGACGGCCTGAAGAAATATATCCATGCGCAATGGCCCTCCCTATTCGAAAGCTTCGGCAGAAAGAGGCAAAAGACGCTTGGCAAAGAATTGGAAAAGATCAGGGCGCTCGGCGAAGAACGCGAACGCCAGCATCAGCTGAAGATGCAGCAGCTGATCGAAACCTTCCCGCTGTTCTCCCAGGTCGGGGAGGATGCGCAGGAAGAGCTGCTGCTGCTCTTCAAGGCGAAGTCGGCTCCGCCCGGCGAACGTGTCATCCGTCGCGGCGATCGCGGCGACAGCATGTATTTCATTTCCTCAGGCGCGGTCGAAGTGCGGCTTGCCAGCGGTGCGATCCGCCTGGAACCGGGCGCGTTCTTCGGCGAAATGGCGTTGCTGAGCGGCGGAAGGCGCACGGCAGACGTCATCGCCGTCGACTTCTGCCAATTCGAAGTGCTCGAGCGGCGCGATTTCAACATGTTCATGTCGCATCATCCCAATCTGCGCGCCATCGTCAGCGAAATGGCGCAGAAACGCACGGAAATGAACGTTCTGCGTCAGCAATGGGAAAAGTCGATGGATCTGTCCTGA
- a CDS encoding twin transmembrane helix small protein, with the protein MSTVTYILAIIVMGIVALVLIRGLFNMMKGGDANISNKLMQLRVLLQAVAVILIMLTLWITGGGRPS; encoded by the coding sequence ATGTCTACGGTCACCTATATTCTTGCGATCATCGTCATGGGCATCGTCGCCCTCGTGCTGATTCGCGGCCTCTTCAACATGATGAAGGGTGGCGACGCCAATATTTCCAACAAGCTGATGCAGCTTCGTGTCCTGTTGCAGGCAGTCGCCGTCATTCTGATCATGCTGACACTCTGGATCACCGGCGGCGGCCGTCCGAGTTGA